One Ignavibacterium album JCM 16511 genomic region harbors:
- a CDS encoding ATP-binding protein, whose protein sequence is MTELKFKLPLFWKFSLAIITIVLTFGSINSILIYNNVQTALQAETEKRALFIARSIANQITSSILFEDYISLQNIISSIKEIDENIYYIFISDNKNNVLVHTFSTDFPSELINANTIKGNQSFNTQLLLLKDLNNEIILDVAVPILDGKVGLVRVGLKETSIIADVQKTVNIFWLMVAAFLTVGIIGALIFAKFITKPIKAIQSVAENIELNQIGKQEIPQIKIREKFLNRIKMLFRAEDEIDILADKFNQMILRLDNAYRDLQNAQSTIIQSEKLATVGTLTAGLAHEINNPIAGLQNCIRRIQNDPSNVEQNIKYINMMETAVDKIEKVVGNLLNFTRKQSGDFISLSINEIVENSLLLVSHRLEKLRISITNYLSADLPKIKGNKNQLEQVFLNLLINAIDSIEEKNQVNPDCEKRIILSARRESDFLKIQIQDTGKGIPKNLLEKIFDPFFTTKSPGKGTGLGLSVVYNIIETHNGKIYFESEEGKGITVNLLLPIYK, encoded by the coding sequence ATGACAGAATTAAAATTTAAATTGCCTCTATTTTGGAAATTCTCTCTTGCGATTATTACAATCGTTCTGACTTTTGGTTCTATCAATTCAATTCTTATTTATAATAATGTTCAAACAGCTTTACAGGCAGAAACCGAAAAACGAGCTTTATTTATTGCAAGAAGTATCGCCAACCAAATTACTTCATCAATTTTGTTTGAGGATTATATTTCTCTTCAGAATATTATCAGCAGCATTAAAGAAATTGATGAAAATATTTATTACATCTTTATTTCTGATAATAAAAATAATGTTCTGGTTCATACATTCAGTACAGATTTTCCTTCAGAATTGATTAATGCAAATACTATCAAAGGAAATCAATCATTCAACACGCAACTTTTGCTTCTTAAAGATTTAAATAATGAAATTATACTTGATGTTGCTGTTCCTATACTCGATGGAAAGGTTGGTTTAGTAAGAGTTGGATTGAAAGAAACTTCAATTATTGCAGATGTTCAGAAGACAGTCAATATTTTCTGGTTAATGGTTGCAGCTTTTCTTACGGTGGGAATTATTGGTGCATTGATATTCGCAAAGTTTATTACCAAGCCTATAAAAGCAATTCAAAGTGTTGCAGAAAATATTGAACTAAATCAAATTGGGAAACAAGAAATTCCACAAATTAAAATTCGTGAAAAGTTTCTGAATAGAATTAAAATGCTTTTCAGAGCAGAAGATGAAATCGATATTCTCGCTGATAAATTTAATCAAATGATTCTTCGTTTGGATAATGCTTATCGTGATTTGCAGAATGCTCAGTCAACAATTATTCAATCAGAAAAACTTGCAACTGTCGGAACATTGACTGCAGGACTTGCTCACGAAATAAATAATCCCATAGCCGGCTTGCAAAATTGTATAAGAAGGATTCAAAACGATCCATCTAATGTTGAGCAGAATATTAAGTACATAAATATGATGGAAACCGCTGTTGACAAAATAGAAAAAGTAGTTGGTAATCTTCTTAACTTTACCCGAAAACAAAGTGGAGATTTTATAAGTCTGTCAATAAATGAAATTGTTGAAAATTCTTTATTGCTCGTGAGTCATAGATTAGAAAAACTCAGGATATCAATTACTAATTATCTCTCTGCTGATTTGCCAAAGATTAAAGGCAATAAAAATCAGCTTGAACAGGTTTTCCTTAATTTGTTGATAAATGCTATTGATTCGATTGAAGAAAAAAATCAGGTTAATCCTGATTGTGAAAAAAGAATAATACTTTCTGCAAGAAGAGAAAGCGATTTTCTTAAAATTCAAATACAGGACACCGGTAAAGGGATTCCAAAAAATTTATTAGAAAAAATTTTCGATCCTTTTTTCACAACAAAATCTCCGGGAAAAGGAACAGGACTCGGGTTATCTGTAGTTTATAATATTATTGAAACACATAACGGAAAAATTTATTTTGAAAGTGAAGAAGGAAAAGGAATAACTGTAAATTTACTTTTACCGATTTATAAATAA
- the phnD gene encoding phosphate/phosphite/phosphonate ABC transporter substrate-binding protein yields MKSILIIILFSFFLLVACGEKQNIKEIELLNNNNSNNSVDKQDSIPVIYVAVSTMISPLETFNLYKDVMDYISKKLNVNIEFKQRKTYREVNELLAENKLDFAFICTGAYLEAMDKIPIEILVVPVVNGKPYYQAYILVNEDSNINSFDELRDKSFAFTDPLSNTGYSYVVNILKERRTTPEKFFSKTIFTYAHDYSIQAVKRKLVDGATVDGLVYEYLKHFQPEKIEGVKIIHKSKDFGIPPFVVQKILDKNLKEKLRKVMLEMHLDTEGKKLLNKIMIDKFILADDSLYRWE; encoded by the coding sequence ATGAAATCCATCTTAATTATAATTTTATTTTCTTTCTTTCTTTTGGTTGCCTGTGGTGAAAAACAAAATATAAAAGAGATTGAGTTGTTAAATAATAACAACTCAAATAATTCTGTTGATAAACAGGATAGTATTCCGGTGATTTATGTTGCTGTATCTACAATGATTTCACCTCTTGAAACTTTTAATCTTTATAAGGATGTAATGGATTATATTTCAAAGAAACTTAATGTTAATATAGAATTCAAACAAAGAAAAACTTACAGAGAAGTAAATGAACTGCTTGCTGAAAATAAACTTGATTTTGCTTTTATATGTACGGGAGCTTATCTCGAAGCTATGGATAAAATCCCTATTGAGATATTGGTAGTTCCGGTTGTTAATGGAAAGCCATATTATCAGGCATACATTTTAGTCAATGAAGATAGCAACATTAATTCCTTTGATGAGCTAAGAGATAAATCATTTGCCTTTACCGATCCGCTATCCAATACCGGATATTCTTATGTTGTAAACATTCTTAAAGAAAGAAGAACAACCCCGGAAAAGTTTTTTAGCAAAACAATTTTTACTTATGCACACGATTACTCAATTCAGGCTGTTAAAAGGAAATTAGTTGATGGAGCTACTGTTGATGGATTGGTTTATGAGTATCTGAAACATTTTCAACCAGAAAAAATTGAAGGAGTGAAAATCATTCATAAATCAAAAGACTTTGGAATTCCACCTTTTGTGGTGCAAAAAATACTTGATAAAAATCTCAAAGAAAAATTAAGAAAAGTTATGCTTGAAATGCATCTTGATACCGAAGGTAAAAAGCTGCTGAATAAAATTATGATAGATAAATTCATACTGGCAGATGATTCACTTTACAGATGGGAATGA
- a CDS encoding cytochrome c biogenesis CcdA family protein, with the protein MLDNLFVTLYEAMTGAAWIAVLASLGWGVLSILLSPCHLSSIPLIVGFITSQGKISLSRTFYISLIFSVGILITIAAIGIITASLGRLMGDIGATGNYLVAGIFFLVGLYLLDIIKFDWNSLGLKQTRSKGLIAALILGLLFGVALGPCTFAYMAPVLGIVFQTAQTNYVFAVILLLAFGIGHCGVIVAAGTLTGKVQKYLSWSEESKTILWIKRICGLLVILGGIYLIYSVY; encoded by the coding sequence ATGTTAGATAATCTTTTTGTTACACTTTACGAAGCAATGACCGGAGCTGCCTGGATTGCTGTTCTGGCTTCACTTGGTTGGGGAGTTTTAAGTATTCTTCTTTCACCTTGTCATCTTTCAAGTATTCCTTTAATTGTTGGTTTTATTACTTCCCAGGGAAAAATTTCTCTATCAAGAACATTTTATATCTCTTTGATTTTTTCTGTTGGAATCTTAATCACAATCGCTGCAATTGGAATTATCACCGCTTCATTAGGAAGATTAATGGGAGATATTGGTGCAACAGGAAATTATTTGGTCGCCGGAATATTTTTTCTGGTGGGACTTTATCTTCTTGACATAATTAAATTCGATTGGAATAGTTTAGGTCTTAAGCAAACAAGATCAAAAGGTTTGATTGCAGCATTGATTTTAGGGCTTCTCTTTGGTGTTGCATTAGGTCCCTGCACATTTGCTTATATGGCTCCGGTTCTTGGAATAGTTTTTCAAACTGCTCAAACAAATTATGTATTTGCTGTTATTCTGCTTCTTGCATTTGGAATCGGACACTGCGGAGTTATTGTTGCTGCAGGCACTTTAACCGGCAAAGTTCAGAAATATCTCAGCTGGTCAGAGGAATCTAAAACAATTTTATGGATTAAAAGAATCTGTGGTTTGCTGGTTATTCTTGGCGGCATTTATCTGATTTATTCGGTTTACTGA
- a CDS encoding thioredoxin family protein, whose amino-acid sequence MKHLTSIILLVTFIFVQVCAAQSKENKSQTSKSSKTKVTFIELGSVNCVPCKMMQPVMKSIEKKYDDQVKVVFYDVWTKEQKQYAQLYNIKLIPTQIFLDENGKEFHRHEGFYPEAEIDKVLSEKGLKPKG is encoded by the coding sequence ATGAAACATTTAACTTCAATAATATTACTGGTTACATTCATTTTTGTTCAGGTTTGTGCAGCTCAATCAAAAGAAAATAAAAGTCAAACTTCGAAGAGTTCAAAAACAAAAGTTACTTTTATAGAACTTGGTTCAGTAAACTGTGTCCCTTGTAAAATGATGCAACCTGTAATGAAGTCAATAGAGAAAAAATATGATGATCAGGTTAAGGTTGTTTTTTATGATGTCTGGACAAAAGAGCAGAAACAATACGCACAGTTATATAATATAAAATTAATTCCCACACAAATTTTTCTTGATGAGAACGGAAAAGAATTTCATCGTCATGAAGGGTTTTATCCTGAAGCGGAAATTGATAAAGTACTGAGTGAGAAAGGATTGAAACCAAAGGGTTGA
- a CDS encoding thioredoxin family protein yields the protein MISVKVLGPGCKKCQTLESKVREIVSKNNIDAVVEKVTDIQEMMNYGIMMTPGLVINDQVKSFGIVPKEDQILKWLNGG from the coding sequence ATGATCTCAGTTAAAGTTCTTGGTCCTGGCTGTAAAAAATGTCAGACGCTGGAATCAAAGGTTAGAGAAATTGTATCAAAGAATAATATTGATGCAGTGGTAGAAAAAGTTACTGATATTCAGGAAATGATGAACTATGGAATAATGATGACACCAGGATTAGTAATCAATGATCAGGTTAAGAGCTTTGGAATTGTTCCCAAAGAGGATCAGATTCTAAAGTGGTTGAACGGAGGTTAA
- a CDS encoding cation diffusion facilitator family transporter — protein MALNFFITIAEIIGGFISGSLSLISDAIHNFSDGIAIIITYIAMRLSKRPKTPKYTFGLKRAEILAAIINASSLIIISFFLIKEAIFRFLNPTPITGSLMLIVAALGFLANVAGTLLLKNGSANNLNIRAAYFHLLSDAVSSFAVIFGAVFIIFYKIYWIDPLLTVFISLYILKETYEIVKESIDILMMSNPEGIDLEVIKKIVEEIPGGLNIHHIHLWKLNDNDTHFEAHIEVEDLVVSKTAEIQKLIEHELHERYEINHKTLQFESGKCEQKTII, from the coding sequence ATTTCCGGTAGCTTGTCTTTGATTTCTGATGCAATTCACAACTTTAGTGATGGTATTGCAATAATTATAACTTACATCGCGATGAGATTAAGCAAGCGACCCAAAACTCCCAAATATACTTTTGGATTGAAGCGAGCAGAAATTCTTGCTGCAATTATAAATGCAAGTTCATTAATTATTATTAGTTTCTTCTTAATCAAAGAGGCAATTTTTAGGTTTCTAAATCCAACTCCAATAACCGGTAGTTTAATGCTGATTGTAGCAGCATTGGGATTTCTTGCTAATGTTGCAGGAACGCTTCTGCTTAAAAATGGTTCAGCAAATAATCTAAATATTCGAGCAGCATATTTCCATTTATTAAGTGATGCTGTTTCAAGTTTTGCAGTTATTTTTGGTGCAGTATTTATAATTTTCTATAAGATTTATTGGATTGATCCGCTTTTAACAGTGTTTATTTCACTTTACATCTTAAAAGAAACTTATGAAATCGTTAAAGAATCAATTGATATTTTGATGATGTCAAATCCGGAAGGAATTGATCTGGAAGTAATCAAAAAGATTGTTGAAGAAATTCCGGGCGGTCTAAACATTCATCATATTCATTTATGGAAATTAAATGATAATGACACACACTTCGAAGCTCACATTGAAGTTGAAGATTTGGTAGTTAGTAAAACCGCAGAAATTCAGAAACTGATTGAGCACGAATTACACGAGCGATATGAAATAAATCATAAAACATTGCAGTTTGAGAGTGGTAAGTGTGAGCAGAAAACTATAATATAA